DNA from Debaryomyces hansenii CBS767 chromosome A complete sequence:
ATTTCTCTTAAAATTggattcaatttgttccaCAACATCGGCTCCATAACTTCTCAAGTTATGGAATGCGCTATTAAAATCTTCCTGAGCTTGCTTCAATCTCTCATCGGATGAAGGTTCAGCCTTTTGGAAAAGTGACTTGACATTGGCGTTAGCCTTGTTGGTTAAGTCTTCTAAGTTTTTCTTGGCTGCTTCGTAGTTTCCAATTGCTCTTTCTTTACCTTGGACGTATGAGGCGCTCAATGGATCACCAGCATCACCAAAAGCTCTCTCAGAGTTCTTTGCTCCTCTGGTGTATTGCTGTGCAGTCGAATTACCTGATTTGTCTGCATTTTCCCATTCCTTTTTAAGTCTTTCggtttcttcattgaatttgtcAGCAGCTTCGTCAGCCTTCTTGGAGCCCCATGAAGCCCAAGCATCCTTTTCCTTTCTGAGTGCTTCGGCTTCTTGATTAGCCTTTTCAGTAGCCTCGTCCACCTTCTTAGATCCCCATGAAGTCCAGGCATCCTTTTCCTTTCCGAGTCTTTCAGCTTCTTGGTTAGCCTTGTCAGTAGCGTCGTCAACCTTCTTGGATCCCCAAGAAGACCAAGCATTCTTCTCTGCTGCAGCCTTGTCAGCGGCTTCGTCGGCCTTCTTGGATCCCCATGAGGTCCACgccttcttttcttctgcAGCCTTGTCAGCTACTTCATCGGTCTTCTTAGAACCCCATGCAGACCAGGcattcttctctttcttgaGGTTTTCTGCCTCTGCGTTGGCTCTATCTGCTGCTTCGTCCTTCTTTTGAGAACCCCACGAGAACCActcattcttcttcttttcgGCATCTCTCTTAGCTTGGTCGTAGTTATTATCTAAATTGTTAGCTGCCTCGTCCTTCTTGTCTCCGAACCAGTTAAACCACGAATTGGCCTTATCTTCAGCACGCTTTTTGTCGCTTTTGGCTGTCGACTTCAATTGATCAACTTGGTTCGTGGTAGAACCACCAATGTCATTGACGAAGTCAATGTACTTATCAGTCAATTTGTACAAAACATTCTTGTCTTGGTCGACATTAGCCTCAATTCTCCTTCTAGAATCAGTGACACTGCCACTAATGTTGTTAACAAGTCTCGAGTTCTTAATTGAGTCAAGTGTCGATTCAGATGCCTTTTGCGCTTCTCTTTGTTGCTCATTAGTGAAGCTGGAAACCTTGTCAACTAATTCGTCTTTCTTGTTATCCAACTTATCAACTtgtctatttatattacgGTTGATCTTTTCGCCAGTAGATGCTGGCTGTGGTGGAATTCTTTGCTGTCTTGGAAGAATTTC
Protein-coding regions in this window:
- a CDS encoding DEHA2A07700p (weakly similar to uniprot|P53707 Candida albicans CSP37 37 kDa cell surface protein); the encoded protein is MSKGTKSLLALAATGGAVYWYDQNVSEILPRQQRIPPQPASTGEKINRNINRQVDKLDNKKDELVDKVSSFTNEQQREAQKASESTLDSIKNSRLVNNISGSVTDSRRRIEANVDQDKNVLYKLTDKYIDFVNDIGGSTTNQVDQLKSTAKSDKKRAEDKANSWFNWFGDKKDEAANNLDNNYDQAKRDAEKKKNEWFSWGSQKKDEAADRANAEAENLKKEKNAWSAWGSKKTDEVADKAAEEKKAWTSWGSKKADEAADKAAAEKNAWSSWGSKKVDDATDKANQEAERLGKEKDAWTSWGSKKVDEATEKANQEAEALRKEKDAWASWGSKKADEAADKFNEETERLKKEWENADKSGNSTAQQYTRGAKNSERAFGDAGDPLSASYVQGKERAIGNYEAAKKNLEDLTNKANANVKSLFQKAEPSSDERLKQAQEDFNSAFHNLRSYGADVVEQIESNFKRN